The following coding sequences are from one Alphaproteobacteria bacterium window:
- a CDS encoding cyclic nucleotide-binding domain-containing protein encodes MFGRGAKSSSFGDNVEKEYQDGEAIVIEGGREAEMFIIQEGSARVTKTIGGEEVELAVLGRGDFFGDMSLLESLPRSATVRALGTTRVQVIQPGGLMLKFRRDPSFAFEMLQRLSGRVRNINRILVETLEGKHGDHNNVRAEVGRAEYEFNNEHDDTT; translated from the coding sequence ATGTTCGGCCGCGGCGCAAAATCCTCCTCGTTCGGCGACAACGTCGAAAAGGAATACCAGGACGGCGAGGCCATCGTCATCGAGGGCGGCCGGGAAGCGGAGATGTTTATCATCCAGGAAGGCAGCGCCCGGGTGACCAAGACCATCGGCGGCGAGGAAGTCGAACTGGCGGTGCTGGGCCGCGGCGATTTCTTCGGCGATATGTCGCTGCTGGAATCGCTGCCCCGCAGCGCCACCGTGCGGGCGCTGGGCACCACCCGGGTGCAGGTCATCCAGCCCGGCGGCCTGATGCTCAAGTTCCGCCGCGACCCCTCGTTTGCCTTCGAGATGCTGCAACGCCTTTCCGGCCGGGTGCGCAACATCAACCGGATCCTGGTCGAAACCCTGGAAGGCAAGCACGGCGACCACAACAACGTGCGCGCCGAGGTCGGTCGCGCCGAATACGAATTCAACAATGAGCACGACGATACAACATGA